In Pseudomonas deceptionensis, a single window of DNA contains:
- a CDS encoding LysR family transcriptional regulator — protein sequence MDTLQNMRAFSCVAEAGSFTAAAAMLDTTTANVSRAVSNLEAHLQTRLLNRTTRRIALTEAGKRYLLRCEQILAYVEEAEAEASDAHSRPAGQLKVHTMTGIGQHFVIDAIARYRKAHPDVTFDLTLANRVPDLLNEGYDVSIVLASELPDSGFVSQRLGITYSIVCASPGYVKANGTATKPSDLLNHACLRLVSPVIALDKWVFEGPEGQEMVLINSSPFLVNSADAMKTAITSGMGVGVLPVYAAIEGLRNGTLVRMLPKYRSQELNLYAIYPSRQYLDAKIKTWVEYLKGSLPEILAAHQTELATYS from the coding sequence ATGGACACTTTGCAAAATATGCGCGCCTTCAGTTGCGTGGCCGAAGCCGGAAGTTTCACGGCCGCCGCCGCCATGCTGGATACCACCACCGCCAATGTGTCGCGCGCGGTCTCGAACCTTGAGGCCCACTTGCAAACCCGCCTCTTGAACCGCACCACCCGGCGCATAGCCCTGACCGAAGCCGGCAAGCGCTATTTATTGCGTTGCGAGCAGATCCTGGCCTATGTCGAAGAGGCCGAAGCCGAGGCGAGCGACGCGCACTCGCGCCCTGCCGGCCAACTGAAAGTGCACACCATGACCGGCATCGGCCAGCACTTTGTGATCGACGCCATTGCCCGCTACCGCAAGGCCCACCCGGATGTGACCTTCGACCTGACCCTGGCCAACCGCGTGCCGGACTTGCTCAACGAGGGGTACGACGTGTCCATCGTGCTGGCCAGCGAGCTGCCGGATTCGGGCTTTGTGTCCCAGCGCCTGGGCATCACCTACAGCATCGTCTGCGCATCGCCCGGTTACGTGAAAGCCAACGGCACTGCAACCAAACCTAGCGACCTGCTCAACCATGCCTGCCTGCGCCTGGTAAGCCCGGTGATTGCGCTGGACAAATGGGTGTTCGAAGGCCCGGAAGGTCAGGAGATGGTCCTGATCAACTCCTCGCCGTTCCTGGTCAACTCCGCCGATGCGATGAAAACCGCAATCACCAGCGGCATGGGCGTGGGTGTGCTGCCGGTGTACGCCGCCATCGAAGGCCTGCGCAACGGCACGCTGGTGCGCATGCTGCCCAAGTACCGCTCGCAAGAACTGAACCTGTACGCCATCTACCCGTCACGCCAGTATCTGGATGCGAAGATCAAAACCTGGGTCGAGTATCTGAAAGGCTCTTTGCCGGAGATATTGGCCGCGCACCAGACCGAGCTGGCCACCTACAGCTAG
- a CDS encoding 2-hydroxyacid dehydrogenase yields the protein MSLPSTKKTVLAFSRVTPEMIERLQQDFNVIAPNPKLGDINAQFEEALPHAHGLIGVGRKLGRKQLENARQLEVVSSVSVGYDNYDVDYFNERGIMLTNTPDVLTESTADLGFTLIMSSARRVAELDAWTKAGQWQASVPPALFGSDVYGKTLGIVGMGNIGAAVARRGRLGFNMPILYSGNSRKTALEQELGAQFRSLDQLLAEADFVCLVVPLSEKTKHLISHRELGLMKKSAILVNISRGPVVDEPALIEALQNGTIRGAGLDVYEKEPLAESPLFALKNAVTLPHIGSATHETREAMANRALANLRSALLGERPQDLVNPHVFKG from the coding sequence ATGAGCCTTCCCAGCACAAAAAAAACCGTACTTGCCTTCAGCCGCGTAACGCCCGAAATGATCGAGCGCTTGCAGCAGGACTTCAACGTCATTGCCCCCAACCCCAAGCTGGGTGACATCAACGCACAGTTTGAGGAGGCGCTGCCCCACGCCCATGGTTTGATCGGCGTCGGCCGCAAGCTGGGTCGCAAGCAACTGGAAAACGCCAGACAGCTGGAAGTCGTGTCCAGCGTGTCGGTGGGTTACGACAACTACGATGTCGACTATTTCAACGAGCGCGGCATCATGCTCACCAACACCCCGGACGTGCTCACCGAAAGCACGGCAGACCTGGGTTTTACCCTGATCATGAGCAGCGCACGCCGGGTCGCTGAACTGGACGCCTGGACCAAGGCCGGCCAGTGGCAAGCCAGCGTGCCGCCCGCCTTGTTCGGCAGTGACGTGTACGGCAAAACCCTGGGCATCGTCGGCATGGGCAATATCGGCGCGGCCGTTGCCCGTCGGGGCCGGCTGGGCTTCAACATGCCAATCCTCTATAGCGGCAACAGCCGCAAGACCGCGCTTGAGCAAGAACTGGGCGCGCAGTTTCGCAGCCTGGACCAGTTGCTGGCCGAGGCGGATTTCGTGTGCCTGGTGGTGCCGCTCAGCGAGAAGACCAAACACCTGATCAGCCATCGCGAACTGGGGCTGATGAAGAAAAGTGCCATCCTGGTGAACATCTCCCGTGGCCCTGTGGTGGACGAACCGGCGCTGATCGAAGCCCTGCAAAACGGCACCATTCGTGGCGCCGGGCTGGATGTTTACGAGAAAGAACCGCTGGCCGAGTCACCGTTGTTTGCGTTGAAAAACGCAGTGACCTTGCCCCACATCGGTTCGGCCACCCACGAAACCCGTGAAGCGATGGCCAACCGTGCGCTGGCCAACCTGCGCAGTGCCCTGCTGGGCGAACGCCCGCAAGACCTGGTCAACCCGCACGTGTTCAAGGGCTGA
- a CDS encoding DMT family transporter: MNLFLYLSTVLIWGTTWIALKLQLGVVAIPVSIVYRFGLAALVLFVVLLLSRKLQVMNRRGHMICLAQGLCLFCVNFMCFLTASQWVTTGLIAVVFSTATLWNALNARIFFKQKIARNVIAGGALGMLGLGLLFWPELSGHTATPHILLGLGLALIGTLCFSAGNMLSSLQQKAGLKPLTTNAWGMFYGASMLAVYCVFKGIPFDMEWNTRYVGSLLYLVIPGSVIGFTAYLTLVGRMGPERAAYCTVLFPLVALNVSAFVEGYQWTAPALAGLVLVMLGNVLVFRKPKPVALNAKLA; this comes from the coding sequence ATGAATCTTTTTTTGTACCTGTCGACTGTCCTGATCTGGGGCACCACGTGGATTGCCCTGAAGCTGCAACTGGGGGTGGTGGCGATTCCGGTGTCCATCGTTTACCGCTTTGGCCTGGCGGCGCTGGTGCTGTTTGTCGTGCTGCTGCTCAGCCGCAAATTGCAGGTGATGAACAGGCGCGGGCATATGATTTGTCTGGCCCAGGGGTTGTGCCTGTTTTGCGTTAACTTCATGTGTTTCCTGACGGCCAGCCAGTGGGTGACGACAGGCTTGATCGCGGTGGTGTTTTCTACCGCCACCCTGTGGAACGCACTGAATGCGCGGATCTTCTTCAAACAGAAAATCGCCCGCAATGTCATCGCCGGTGGTGCTCTGGGGATGCTGGGGCTGGGTTTGCTGTTCTGGCCGGAACTGAGCGGGCATACCGCAACGCCGCACATTTTGCTCGGCTTGGGGTTGGCACTGATCGGCACCCTGTGTTTTTCGGCGGGCAACATGTTGTCCAGCCTGCAACAAAAAGCCGGGCTCAAGCCGCTGACGACCAATGCCTGGGGCATGTTCTATGGCGCGAGCATGCTGGCGGTGTACTGCGTGTTTAAAGGCATCCCGTTCGACATGGAGTGGAACACGCGCTATGTCGGCTCGCTGCTGTACCTGGTGATTCCGGGTTCGGTGATCGGGTTTACCGCCTACCTGACACTTGTGGGGCGCATGGGCCCGGAGCGTGCCGCGTATTGCACGGTGTTGTTCCCGTTGGTGGCGCTGAACGTGTCGGCGTTTGTTGAAGGCTACCAGTGGACGGCTCCGGCTTTGGCCGGGCTGGTACTGGTGATGCTGGGCAACGTGCTGGTGTTTCGCAAGCCCAAACCGGTGGCACTGAACGCCAAGCTGGCGTGA
- a CDS encoding helix-turn-helix domain-containing protein, whose protein sequence is MPAFDTLQVFQSMNSSPNARLEHSVELSEGMAAALWTNHHDAREYQAPTHHTLSCYISGGTGTFRREQPGAKGAPGKLCVLPADHQSAWVINGEIRLAHVYVSREQFALGCITLLDREPRELLLREITFLDDEQQSRRFHRLIEMNWDEPGERLLTSSLASALLDHAVLTQVGLRDGLQLKGGLAAFQRRQLVDYIEHQLAEPLNIGQLAAQCALSPYHFARMFRESFGVPPHQYLLARRLTRARDLLRNSPLPLGDVALACGFASASHFANRFKQSLGCTPGEYRAVYRL, encoded by the coding sequence ATGCCCGCATTCGATACCCTGCAAGTTTTCCAGTCCATGAACAGCTCGCCCAATGCCCGTCTGGAGCACAGTGTCGAACTGAGCGAAGGCATGGCTGCTGCTTTGTGGACCAACCACCACGACGCACGCGAATATCAAGCGCCGACCCATCACACGTTGTCGTGTTACATCTCCGGCGGCACTGGCACCTTTCGCCGTGAGCAACCCGGGGCCAAAGGCGCGCCGGGCAAGCTGTGCGTCCTGCCTGCGGATCATCAATCAGCGTGGGTCATCAATGGCGAGATTCGTCTGGCCCATGTGTATGTCAGCCGGGAGCAATTTGCGCTGGGCTGCATCACCCTGCTCGACCGCGAACCGCGGGAACTGCTGTTGCGTGAAATCACCTTTCTGGATGACGAGCAGCAAAGCCGGCGCTTTCATCGACTGATAGAGATGAACTGGGACGAACCCGGTGAACGCCTGCTGACCAGCAGCCTGGCCAGCGCCCTGCTCGACCATGCCGTGTTGACTCAGGTGGGCCTGCGGGACGGGCTGCAACTCAAGGGTGGGCTGGCGGCCTTCCAGCGTCGCCAACTGGTCGACTACATCGAACACCAACTGGCCGAACCGCTGAACATCGGCCAACTGGCGGCGCAGTGCGCGCTGTCGCCCTATCACTTTGCACGCATGTTCCGCGAAAGCTTCGGCGTGCCCCCGCACCAGTACTTGCTGGCCCGCCGCCTGACCCGCGCCCGCGACTTGCTGCGCAACAGCCCCCTGCCTCTGGGCGATGTGGCACTGGCCTGCGGCTTCGCCAGCGCCAGCCACTTCGCCAACCGCTTCAAACAAAGCCTGGGCTGTACACCGGGGGAGTATCGGGCGGTGTACAGGCTGTAA
- a CDS encoding TonB-dependent siderophore receptor, which yields MKSRASSVKQWLGASALVMAGSALNPLYAAMAAGATQQASALFEFNQPAKPLPQALNDFSRFTGLSVVYTDEAPLGLQAPAIKGRMSADQALQQLLAQSGFNARRTDANTFALEPQPAAGALNLGATSITAQTQNDTSYQPPATTSVMRGTGSSMEIPQTINVVAAQVIRDQAPRNLDDALNNVSGITQGNTLGSTQDSVMKRGFGDNRDGSIMRDGMPLVQGRAMGAATERVEVLKGPASLLYGIQDPGGVVNVVSKKPQLEQNNALTVRGSSYGAGKNGSGGSLDSTGPLGESGLAYRMIIDHEDEDYWRNFGIHRETLIAPSLAWYGDNTQVLLAYEHREFLTPFDRGTAINPATNHPLDIPATRRLDEPFNNMEGRSDLYRLEVDHDLNDDWKAHFGYSWNRETYDASQVRVTKVNPDGTLTRKMDGTKGAITTDRFSTISLQGKVQVAGMQHDLVFGVDDEYRKIYRAELIRQDSQSIFSYENPVYGNEVAGTTVSASDSNQTDLLRSDSLFAQDSIHLTDQWILVAGARFQKYDQLGGKSIPFKVSTDTSGVKWIPRAGLVYRYTDELSFYGSYTESFKPNSSIAPLTGGVVLDSSIAPEQSKSWELGAKLDLPGRITGTVALYDIKKRNVLVSSTVDGITAYSAAGEVRSRGLELDVSGQLSDQWSLIGSYAYTDAEVTKDKTYQGMRLQNVAKNSGSVSAVYDFGNIIGGDKLRVGAGARYVGERAGDALNDFDLPGYTVADAFATYDTRVEGQKVKFQVNVKNLFDRTYYTSAASRTFVSIGDSRQVTFSSTLEF from the coding sequence ATGAAGTCCAGGGCAAGTTCGGTGAAACAGTGGTTGGGGGCTTCTGCTTTAGTGATGGCCGGGTCGGCACTTAACCCGCTTTACGCAGCAATGGCCGCCGGGGCCACCCAGCAGGCCAGTGCACTGTTTGAGTTCAATCAGCCCGCCAAGCCGTTACCCCAGGCCTTGAACGATTTCAGCCGCTTTACCGGCCTCAGCGTGGTCTACACCGACGAAGCGCCTTTGGGCCTGCAAGCCCCGGCCATCAAGGGCCGCATGAGTGCCGATCAGGCCTTGCAGCAGTTGCTCGCGCAGTCGGGCTTCAATGCCCGGCGCACCGACGCCAATACCTTCGCCCTCGAACCTCAGCCCGCCGCTGGCGCCTTGAACCTGGGCGCCACCAGCATTACGGCCCAGACGCAAAATGACACCAGCTATCAGCCACCGGCCACCACTTCGGTGATGCGCGGCACGGGCTCGAGCATGGAAATCCCGCAAACCATCAACGTGGTTGCCGCCCAGGTGATTCGTGACCAGGCGCCGCGCAATCTGGATGACGCACTGAACAACGTCAGCGGCATCACCCAGGGCAACACGCTGGGCAGCACCCAGGACTCGGTGATGAAGCGCGGTTTCGGTGACAACCGGGACGGCTCGATCATGCGCGATGGCATGCCATTGGTGCAGGGGCGGGCGATGGGGGCCGCGACGGAGCGGGTCGAAGTGCTCAAGGGGCCCGCGTCATTGCTCTACGGCATCCAGGACCCGGGAGGCGTGGTCAACGTGGTCAGTAAAAAACCGCAGCTGGAGCAAAACAACGCGCTCACCGTGCGCGGCTCGAGCTATGGCGCGGGCAAAAACGGCAGTGGTGGCAGCCTGGACAGCACCGGCCCGTTGGGGGAATCGGGGCTGGCGTACCGGATGATCATCGACCATGAAGACGAAGATTATTGGCGCAACTTTGGCATCCATCGCGAGACGTTGATTGCGCCGTCGCTGGCCTGGTATGGCGACAACACCCAAGTGCTGCTGGCATACGAGCACCGCGAGTTCCTGACCCCGTTTGACCGGGGTACGGCGATCAACCCGGCCACCAACCACCCGCTGGATATCCCGGCCACGCGCCGTCTGGATGAGCCGTTCAACAATATGGAAGGGCGCTCCGACCTGTATCGCCTTGAAGTCGATCACGACCTCAACGACGACTGGAAAGCCCATTTCGGCTACAGCTGGAACCGCGAGACCTACGACGCCAGCCAGGTGCGCGTCACCAAGGTCAACCCGGACGGCACCCTGACCCGAAAAATGGACGGCACCAAAGGCGCCATCACCACCGACCGTTTTTCCACCATCAGCCTGCAAGGCAAGGTCCAGGTGGCGGGCATGCAGCATGACCTGGTGTTTGGCGTGGATGACGAATACCGCAAAATCTACCGCGCCGAGCTGATCCGCCAGGACAGCCAGTCCATCTTCAGTTACGAGAACCCGGTGTATGGCAATGAAGTTGCCGGCACCACCGTCAGCGCCAGTGACAGCAACCAGACCGACTTGCTGCGCAGCGATTCGCTGTTTGCCCAGGACTCCATCCACCTCACCGATCAATGGATTCTGGTGGCGGGTGCGCGCTTTCAGAAGTACGACCAGCTGGGCGGCAAAAGCATTCCGTTCAAGGTCAGTACCGACACCAGCGGCGTGAAGTGGATCCCCCGTGCCGGGCTGGTCTACCGCTACACCGATGAACTGTCGTTTTATGGCAGCTACACCGAATCCTTCAAGCCCAACTCCAGCATTGCGCCGCTGACGGGCGGTGTGGTGCTGGATTCATCCATTGCACCGGAGCAGTCCAAGTCCTGGGAACTGGGGGCCAAGCTGGATTTGCCGGGGCGCATCACCGGCACCGTGGCCTTGTACGACATCAAAAAACGCAACGTGCTGGTGTCCTCTACGGTGGACGGCATCACGGCGTACTCGGCGGCCGGTGAAGTCCGCTCGCGGGGGCTGGAGCTGGACGTCAGCGGCCAGTTGAGCGACCAGTGGAGCCTGATCGGCAGCTACGCCTACACCGATGCCGAAGTCACCAAAGACAAGACCTACCAGGGCATGCGCTTGCAGAACGTGGCCAAAAACAGCGGCTCGGTATCGGCGGTTTATGACTTTGGCAACATCATCGGCGGTGACAAATTGCGCGTTGGCGCTGGCGCCCGCTACGTGGGCGAACGTGCCGGTGATGCGCTGAACGACTTCGACCTGCCGGGCTACACCGTGGCGGATGCCTTTGCGACCTACGACACTCGGGTCGAAGGACAAAAGGTCAAGTTCCAGGTCAACGTCAAAAACCTCTTCGACCGCACTTACTACACCTCGGCGGCCAGCCGCACCTTTGTATCGATCGGGGATTCACGGCAAGTGACGTTCTCCAGCACATTGGAGTTTTAA
- a CDS encoding FecR family protein, whose protein sequence is MISRSSIPVTPEQERTALAWLSVLHDQPDSGDQATFSRWLQADPAHAEAYARAQVVWELSEVAGTTLADEEALVMQRYLNAMDRSRRSRLRHWASGLAVAACLLLMVGVFAGWQPARWLDDLGADYVSAPGQVRTVVLADQSRVTLDADSAIAVNFSGGERHVQLRRGVAFFHVTHTGEPFVVDAEGGEARVLGTEFEVRLQPGGAQVTVLSGRVGVRAGKNAAQQILIADQQVTYDAGVTDAVHPVDSQARLGWRTGWLTYSRAPMADVVADLKRYYPGQIVLLNAQLGTRRISGSFPSQDPQAVLNSLQGVLGFEQHSVFGLIVLR, encoded by the coding sequence GTGATCAGTCGTTCGAGTATCCCCGTCACCCCCGAGCAAGAGCGCACCGCGCTGGCGTGGCTCAGTGTGTTGCACGATCAGCCCGACAGCGGTGACCAGGCCACCTTCAGCCGCTGGCTGCAGGCCGACCCGGCCCATGCCGAGGCCTATGCCCGGGCGCAGGTGGTGTGGGAGTTGAGCGAAGTGGCCGGCACCACCCTGGCAGACGAAGAGGCGCTGGTGATGCAGCGTTACCTCAACGCGATGGACCGGTCCCGGCGCAGCCGCCTGCGGCACTGGGCCAGCGGGTTGGCGGTGGCGGCCTGTTTGCTGTTGATGGTGGGTGTGTTTGCCGGCTGGCAGCCTGCCCGCTGGCTGGACGATCTGGGCGCTGATTATGTGAGCGCACCGGGGCAAGTGCGCACGGTGGTGCTGGCGGATCAGTCCCGGGTCACGCTCGATGCCGACAGTGCCATTGCGGTGAACTTCAGTGGCGGTGAGCGCCATGTGCAACTGCGCCGTGGCGTAGCCTTTTTTCACGTCACCCACACCGGTGAGCCCTTTGTCGTGGATGCCGAGGGTGGCGAAGCGCGGGTGCTGGGCACGGAGTTCGAAGTGCGCCTGCAGCCGGGTGGTGCGCAAGTCACGGTGCTGTCCGGGCGGGTAGGGGTCAGGGCGGGCAAAAACGCGGCGCAGCAGATCCTCATCGCGGATCAGCAAGTGACCTACGATGCCGGCGTGACCGATGCGGTGCACCCCGTCGACAGCCAGGCCCGACTGGGTTGGCGCACGGGCTGGCTGACCTACTCCAGAGCGCCGATGGCCGACGTCGTGGCGGACCTCAAGCGTTATTACCCGGGGCAGATTGTGTTGCTCAATGCCCAATTGGGCACACGGCGCATCAGTGGCAGCTTCCCCAGCCAGGACCCGCAAGCGGTGCTCAATTCCTTGCAGGGCGTGCTCGGGTTTGAACAGCACAGTGTGTTTGGGCTGATTGTGTTGCGTTGA